The Corynebacterium simulans genome contains a region encoding:
- a CDS encoding glycerophosphodiester phosphodiesterase family protein — protein sequence MRIVAHRGYSGKYPELSSLAFAKALELPIHGLECDIRLSRDGKVVVNHDATLDRTAGRPGRIAQMDWEELRQVDIGGGQHMLLLDELLEMLGDNPHHLYIETKHPSGQGDVLEEQLVLRLRYAGLLDDPRIHMISFSHKAVRRMQSLAPQVDRFYLRRDWERHFPDVLLSRPTGLGMSLLRAKLRPDDIGAFGLPTYLWTVDKPDDMKWAWSNGIDILATNQPEVALLAIEL from the coding sequence GTGAGAATTGTCGCGCACAGGGGATACTCCGGTAAATATCCGGAGTTGTCCTCTCTTGCATTTGCTAAGGCGCTGGAGCTGCCGATTCACGGCCTCGAGTGCGATATCCGCCTGTCCCGGGACGGCAAGGTGGTGGTCAACCATGACGCCACCCTTGACCGCACCGCGGGCCGCCCAGGCCGCATCGCGCAGATGGATTGGGAGGAGTTGCGCCAGGTCGACATCGGCGGCGGCCAGCACATGCTGCTGCTCGATGAACTGCTGGAGATGCTGGGCGATAACCCGCATCACCTTTACATCGAAACCAAGCATCCTTCCGGCCAAGGCGATGTTCTTGAAGAACAGCTGGTGCTGCGCTTGCGCTACGCCGGGCTTCTCGATGACCCCCGCATCCACATGATTTCCTTTTCCCACAAAGCAGTCCGGCGCATGCAGTCTCTTGCCCCGCAGGTCGATCGCTTCTATCTACGTCGCGACTGGGAGCGGCACTTCCCGGATGTTTTGCTTTCCCGCCCAACGGGCCTGGGTATGTCGTTGTTGCGTGCCAAATTGCGCCCCGATGACATCGGGGCCTTTGGGCTTCCTACCTATCTGTGGACGGTGGATAAACCGGATGACATGAAATGGGCGTGGTCCAACGGGATAGACATTTTGGCCACGAATCAACCAGAAGTGGCCCTACTCGCCATAGAGCTCTAG
- a CDS encoding GntR family transcriptional regulator, with protein sequence MTAQIITDGPVPKHAQLRDILTELCNTTLKPGDILPGERILEETYGVSRITVRRAIGDLVAAGRLRRVRGKGTFVAPNPLVSRLHLASFSDEMGAQRVQASSKILLGGRASAPDEVSEFFGADPSVTHTHLRRLRLGDGEPYSIDDGWYNSAFVPNLLENDIYNSVYAILDSNFDLPITEADQTVTAIAADAEIAQLLDVEPGTPLLHIIRKSRSGDRPVEWCSSVYRTDRYRLTTRVSRALDT encoded by the coding sequence ATGACCGCACAAATCATCACCGATGGACCCGTCCCAAAGCATGCCCAGCTGCGTGACATCCTCACCGAGCTGTGCAACACCACTTTGAAGCCAGGGGACATCCTCCCAGGTGAGCGCATTCTGGAAGAGACTTATGGCGTCTCTCGCATCACGGTGCGCCGCGCCATCGGTGATTTGGTTGCCGCCGGACGCCTGCGGCGCGTGCGCGGCAAAGGCACCTTCGTCGCCCCTAATCCCCTAGTATCTCGTCTGCATTTGGCCTCATTCTCCGATGAAATGGGTGCCCAACGTGTCCAGGCCTCCAGCAAAATCCTCTTGGGCGGCCGCGCGTCAGCCCCGGATGAGGTGTCCGAGTTCTTCGGCGCCGATCCTTCCGTGACGCATACCCACCTACGCCGCCTCCGCTTGGGCGATGGGGAGCCCTATTCCATCGATGACGGTTGGTATAACTCTGCCTTTGTTCCCAACCTTCTGGAAAATGACATCTACAACTCGGTCTACGCCATCCTGGACTCCAACTTCGATCTACCGATCACGGAGGCGGATCAGACGGTCACGGCGATTGCGGCGGATGCGGAGATAGCGCAGCTTCTCGACGTCGAGCCCGGCACCCCACTGCTGCACATCATCCGCAAGTCCCGCTCGGGCGATCGCCCAGTTGAGTGGTGTTCTTCGGTCTATCGCACCGACCGCTACCGGCTTACCACACGGGTAAGCCGCGCTCTCGACACCTAA
- a CDS encoding LCP family protein, translating to MTQSGRDPHREARRAGDSPVPASGADSGAGSAADYVLGADGKPIRDRFGRPVRRRQAAPRPPRAGSAASSPSARPTSPRPEETRFDVGAYMERNQGAPRRTPPRREQQSMPQRAPRRATPDVPRSYRSPEGPRGVKPQRPHRRRKKVNPIKKSLGCLGWFVAIMLVLTLVFTLWTDSRLTRIEAMPEQQVSNTAGTNWLLVGSDSRQGLTEEQQAELGTGGDVGVGRTDTIMVLHIPASGKAKLVSIPRDSYVEVPGFGMDKINAAFTYGGPQLLTETVEQSTGLHIDHYAEIGMGGLANVVDSVGGVDICVKEAIDDPLAGINLQPGCQELRGPEALGYVRTRATAMGDLDRVQRQREFFAALLDKITSPSTLINPFRTISLVNHTASSFIVGEKDHVWHLARVALAMASGVETETVPIGGFEDTTVGNVVLWDEEATQQLWDSLK from the coding sequence ATGACTCAATCTGGACGAGACCCGCATCGCGAGGCACGCCGCGCAGGTGATAGCCCTGTGCCCGCCTCCGGAGCAGATTCCGGCGCAGGCTCGGCCGCAGACTACGTGCTCGGTGCTGACGGCAAACCTATAAGGGACCGCTTTGGGCGCCCAGTGCGGCGTCGCCAAGCAGCGCCGCGCCCACCGCGGGCAGGATCTGCGGCGAGTAGCCCTAGCGCCCGCCCGACCTCTCCCCGCCCGGAAGAAACCCGTTTTGATGTGGGCGCATACATGGAGCGCAATCAGGGCGCGCCACGGCGCACGCCGCCCCGGCGCGAACAGCAGAGCATGCCCCAGCGTGCGCCTCGGCGCGCAACGCCAGATGTACCGCGCAGCTATCGCTCACCTGAAGGCCCAAGGGGCGTAAAACCGCAGCGTCCGCATCGCCGCCGCAAGAAGGTAAACCCGATTAAGAAGTCTTTGGGCTGCCTGGGCTGGTTCGTGGCGATCATGCTCGTGCTGACCTTGGTCTTTACCTTGTGGACGGATTCGCGCCTGACCCGCATCGAGGCGATGCCGGAACAGCAGGTCTCCAATACAGCGGGCACCAACTGGCTGTTGGTGGGCTCCGATTCCCGCCAGGGGCTGACGGAGGAACAGCAGGCAGAGCTCGGCACCGGTGGTGACGTGGGCGTCGGCCGTACCGACACCATCATGGTCCTGCACATTCCGGCTTCCGGCAAGGCCAAGCTGGTCTCCATTCCGCGCGATAGCTACGTCGAGGTACCTGGCTTCGGCATGGACAAGATCAATGCTGCCTTTACCTATGGTGGCCCGCAGCTGCTGACGGAAACCGTGGAGCAATCCACTGGCTTGCACATCGATCACTATGCCGAAATCGGCATGGGCGGCCTGGCCAACGTGGTTGATTCTGTTGGCGGTGTAGATATCTGCGTCAAGGAAGCGATTGATGATCCGCTCGCCGGAATCAACCTGCAGCCGGGCTGCCAGGAGCTGCGCGGACCGGAGGCGCTGGGCTACGTGCGCACGCGCGCTACCGCGATGGGTGACCTTGACCGTGTCCAGCGCCAGCGTGAATTCTTCGCAGCGCTGCTGGATAAGATCACCTCGCCGAGCACGCTGATCAATCCGTTTAGGACCATCTCCCTGGTCAACCACACCGCCAGCTCCTTCATCGTGGGCGAAAAAGACCACGTCTGGCACCTGGCCCGCGTGGCGCTGGCCATGGCCAGCGGCGTGGAGACCGAGACCGTGCCAATCGGCGGCTTCGAGGACACCACGGTAGGCAACGTGGTGCTCTGGGATGAAGAAGCAACCCAGCAGCTGTGGGATTCGCTGAAGTAA
- a CDS encoding DUF5926 family protein, translated as MAKKKKNKEQLPEGMSRRQAKLAARAAERAALEKDARPFGGLSAEASLVAMQEFVPSATAKLSLKGFDKDVYVATVLPGASAALIRDDEFGGDAFVGLQVQSHTHNPGRDLAFALNWVKNNEPGSTLESTAADGSEPALSELLEESADLDINVYQDFSWWMPEGAQITPQVAQSMQMANDSVIESHQVGNDIEGIAFWANAGGGKAHIRWVRPNDDENAFLNALARVAARGELNLGENTKFAGVFRTHGLIAPVFDLQPEVAFDSYEAELARVDKALAAEIDNDENLNSDERKQLENIKSRQVTLR; from the coding sequence ATGGCCAAGAAGAAAAAGAACAAGGAACAGCTGCCTGAGGGAATGTCTCGCCGTCAGGCCAAGCTAGCTGCTCGCGCCGCAGAGCGCGCGGCCCTAGAAAAGGATGCCCGTCCCTTCGGTGGCTTGAGCGCTGAGGCTTCCCTCGTTGCGATGCAGGAATTCGTTCCTTCCGCGACTGCAAAGCTTTCCCTCAAGGGCTTTGACAAGGACGTTTATGTCGCCACCGTTCTGCCGGGCGCTTCTGCCGCACTCATCCGTGACGATGAGTTCGGCGGCGACGCATTCGTGGGCTTGCAGGTACAGTCCCACACCCACAACCCGGGCCGCGACCTCGCATTCGCCCTGAACTGGGTAAAGAATAATGAGCCGGGCTCTACCCTTGAGTCCACCGCGGCAGACGGCTCTGAGCCGGCTCTTAGCGAGCTGCTTGAGGAATCTGCAGACTTGGACATTAACGTCTACCAGGATTTCTCCTGGTGGATGCCAGAGGGCGCTCAGATCACCCCGCAGGTGGCGCAGTCTATGCAGATGGCAAACGACTCCGTCATCGAGTCCCACCAGGTAGGCAACGACATCGAGGGCATCGCCTTCTGGGCAAACGCCGGCGGCGGCAAGGCGCACATCCGTTGGGTACGCCCGAACGATGATGAGAACGCCTTCTTAAACGCCCTGGCCCGCGTTGCAGCACGCGGCGAGCTGAACCTTGGTGAAAACACCAAGTTCGCCGGCGTCTTCCGCACCCACGGCCTCATCGCGCCGGTCTTTGACCTGCAGCCAGAGGTAGCATTCGACTCCTACGAGGCAGAGCTTGCTCGTGTCGACAAGGCGCTCGCCGCAGAGATCGACAACGACGAGAACCTGAACTCCGACGAGCGCAAGCAGCTCGAGAACATCAAGTCCCGCCAGGTCACCCTGCGCTAG
- the serS gene encoding serine--tRNA ligase, whose translation MIDLKFLRENPDVVRSSQVTRGEDPALVDELLAADEARRSAILAADELRSEQKAFGKKIGQASPEERPALLEGSNELKEKVKKAEAELAAAEEKVNELQFQLSNVVEGAPAGGEDDFIVLEEVGTIPEFDFEPKDHLELGESLGLIDVKRGAKVGGARFYYLTGDGAFLQLGMLMLAAQKAREAGFQLMIPPVLVRPDIMAGTGFLGQHSDEIYYLPADDLYLVGTSEVALAGYHKDEILDLSDGPIKYTGWSSCFRREAGSHGKDTRGILRVHQFDKLEMFVFCKPEEAEQMHQMLLQMEKDMLAAMELPYRTIDIAGGDLGSSAARKFDNEAWVPTQGCYRELTSTSNCTTFQARRLQTRYRDENGKTQYAATLNGTLATTRWLVAILENHQQADGSVVVPEALRPFVGKDVLRPR comes from the coding sequence GTGATTGATCTAAAGTTCCTCCGCGAAAACCCAGACGTTGTCCGTTCCTCCCAGGTAACCCGTGGTGAGGATCCAGCTCTTGTTGACGAGCTTCTGGCCGCCGACGAAGCCCGCCGTTCTGCCATCCTGGCAGCCGACGAGCTACGTTCCGAGCAGAAGGCCTTTGGCAAGAAGATTGGCCAGGCCTCCCCAGAAGAGCGCCCAGCCTTGCTGGAGGGTTCTAATGAGCTGAAGGAAAAGGTCAAGAAGGCCGAGGCGGAACTGGCTGCTGCTGAAGAAAAGGTAAACGAGCTGCAGTTCCAGCTCTCCAACGTCGTGGAGGGCGCGCCGGCTGGCGGCGAGGATGACTTCATCGTCCTCGAAGAGGTTGGCACGATCCCAGAGTTCGACTTCGAGCCGAAGGATCACTTGGAACTCGGCGAGTCCCTTGGGCTTATCGACGTAAAGCGTGGCGCCAAGGTGGGCGGCGCCCGCTTCTACTACCTGACCGGTGACGGTGCCTTCCTACAGCTGGGCATGCTCATGCTCGCGGCACAGAAGGCGCGCGAGGCTGGCTTCCAGCTGATGATCCCGCCAGTTCTGGTTCGCCCAGACATCATGGCCGGCACCGGCTTCTTGGGCCAGCACTCCGATGAGATCTACTACCTGCCGGCAGATGATCTCTACCTCGTCGGTACCTCCGAGGTTGCGCTCGCGGGCTACCACAAGGATGAAATCCTGGATCTCAGCGACGGCCCAATCAAGTACACCGGTTGGTCCTCCTGCTTCCGCCGCGAGGCTGGCTCCCACGGCAAGGACACCCGCGGTATCCTGCGTGTTCACCAGTTCGACAAGCTGGAAATGTTCGTCTTCTGCAAGCCGGAAGAAGCAGAGCAGATGCACCAGATGCTGCTGCAGATGGAAAAGGACATGCTCGCTGCGATGGAGCTGCCTTATCGCACCATCGACATCGCTGGTGGCGACCTTGGCTCGTCTGCGGCCCGCAAGTTCGACAACGAGGCATGGGTCCCAACCCAGGGCTGCTACCGCGAGCTGACCTCCACCTCGAACTGCACCACCTTCCAAGCGCGTCGTCTGCAGACCCGCTACCGCGACGAAAACGGCAAGACCCAGTACGCCGCAACCCTCAACGGTACCCTGGCCACTACCCGTTGGCTCGTTGCCATCTTGGAAAACCACCAGCAGGCCGACGGCTCCGTGGTTGTCCCAGAAGCGCTGCGCCCATTCGTGGGCAAGGATGTTCTGCGTCCGCGCTAA
- a CDS encoding histidine phosphatase family protein, translated as MSGRIFLVRHGQTYSNVEHLLDTRPPGAELTERGRGQATDVGQELAELTAGRKVRFYCSIALRAQQTAMLAAESFAKATGQIRVPVEVKTGIHEIFAGDFEMDGSEDAHRSYMVALRGWLDGDENACMEGGETYRNVLERYQPVIEEIAANLGEDEDAVVVSHGAAIRVVSRHATGVDADFAYTGYMANGRFTVMEPNGQPFGKWTLKRWADTDMEESSSI; from the coding sequence ATGAGCGGAAGAATCTTTCTCGTGCGCCATGGCCAGACCTACTCCAACGTCGAGCACCTGCTCGATACACGCCCGCCGGGAGCCGAGCTTACCGAGCGTGGCCGTGGTCAGGCCACGGACGTTGGCCAAGAGCTTGCGGAGCTAACCGCAGGCCGCAAGGTGCGCTTTTATTGCTCTATTGCGCTGCGCGCCCAGCAAACCGCGATGCTGGCGGCGGAGTCTTTTGCCAAGGCCACCGGCCAAATCCGTGTGCCTGTGGAGGTAAAGACGGGCATCCACGAAATTTTCGCCGGCGACTTCGAGATGGACGGCAGCGAGGACGCCCACCGTTCCTACATGGTGGCGCTGCGCGGCTGGCTCGACGGCGACGAGAACGCCTGCATGGAAGGCGGCGAGACCTACCGCAACGTGCTGGAGCGCTATCAGCCAGTTATTGAAGAAATTGCCGCTAACCTAGGCGAGGACGAGGACGCGGTCGTTGTCAGCCATGGCGCCGCCATTCGTGTGGTCAGCCGTCACGCCACCGGAGTCGACGCGGACTTCGCCTACACCGGGTACATGGCAAACGGACGTTTTACGGTGATGGAGCCCAACGGCCAGCCCTTTGGCAAGTGGACACTGAAACGCTGGGCAGATACCGATATGGAAGAATCCAGCAGCATCTAG
- the pheA gene encoding prephenate dehydratase has translation MSTATKIAFLGPAGTFTEAALQQMASEFAAVEPLPVDSPAAAVNAVRAGKADYACVALENSVDGAVTATSDALVDGDAVQIYREVDLPVAFSIMVRPGTKPTDVRTFSTHPVALQQVRGWLAENLPAATFVAASSNGAAAQAVAAGEVDAAAAPTRAAELFELDTLADAVADVQGATTRFVLAGLPGKPTTRTGRDKTAVVFTLPNEPGSLVGALEEFAHRGVDLSRIESRPTRTGLGTYRFHVELVGHIDDEPVAAALRALWLRAEELVFLGSWPSYSDKGTQPRDLSRLKAADEWVARARKGQ, from the coding sequence ATGAGCACCGCAACAAAAATTGCTTTCCTTGGCCCCGCCGGTACCTTCACCGAGGCTGCCCTGCAGCAGATGGCCAGTGAATTCGCCGCCGTGGAGCCGCTGCCAGTGGACTCGCCTGCGGCAGCTGTGAACGCGGTGCGCGCAGGTAAAGCGGATTATGCCTGCGTTGCTCTGGAAAATTCGGTCGACGGTGCGGTGACCGCCACCTCCGACGCCCTGGTCGATGGCGACGCAGTGCAGATCTATCGCGAAGTCGACCTGCCCGTTGCGTTTAGCATCATGGTCCGGCCCGGCACTAAGCCCACTGACGTGCGTACCTTCTCCACCCATCCGGTGGCCTTGCAGCAGGTCCGTGGCTGGTTGGCAGAGAATCTTCCCGCTGCCACGTTTGTTGCCGCCAGCTCCAATGGTGCCGCAGCCCAGGCGGTAGCTGCGGGGGAAGTCGATGCGGCAGCAGCGCCGACCCGCGCCGCGGAACTCTTTGAGCTGGACACGCTTGCCGATGCCGTGGCCGACGTCCAGGGCGCCACCACCCGCTTCGTCCTCGCGGGGCTGCCCGGAAAACCAACGACCCGCACCGGTCGTGACAAGACCGCAGTGGTCTTTACCCTGCCCAACGAACCAGGTTCGTTGGTCGGCGCACTGGAGGAATTCGCCCACCGCGGTGTGGATCTTTCCCGTATCGAATCGCGGCCTACCCGCACCGGACTCGGCACGTATAGGTTCCACGTGGAACTAGTAGGCCACATCGATGACGAACCCGTGGCCGCAGCGCTGCGCGCATTGTGGTTGCGCGCGGAAGAACTCGTCTTCTTGGGTTCGTGGCCCTCCTATTCGGATAAGGGCACGCAGCCGCGTGATCTATCGCGCTTGAAAGCGGCAGATGAATGGGTAGCGCGGGCACGGAAGGGCCAATAG
- a CDS encoding CPBP family intramembrane glutamic endopeptidase has translation MTRGHLKEAGNQKNRTRLTEILIVLALSFGISGVRSVLRLIDDLLNPAPLNAQSVTINSSQSVSPWLDLGLQLCSAAVLFSWGALALYLLSVRNKPAAMLERFLRVRDWLQGAGLAALIGLPGLALYYTALHFGWTKEVVPTSFDNAWVEMPVLLLKSAANAFAEEVVVVYWFMTRLRQSGWALPATLAASSILRGSYHLYQGVSAGFGNIVMGLVYGYFYAKTGKVWPLVIAHFLIDAVAFVGYSLLF, from the coding sequence ATGACGCGCGGGCATCTTAAAGAGGCCGGAAACCAAAAGAACCGGACGAGGCTGACGGAAATCCTCATCGTCTTGGCCTTGAGTTTTGGTATTTCGGGCGTGCGCTCGGTGCTGCGGCTCATCGATGACCTGCTCAATCCAGCACCACTAAACGCGCAATCGGTGACCATCAACTCGAGCCAATCTGTCTCCCCGTGGCTGGACCTGGGCCTGCAGCTCTGCTCCGCCGCCGTGCTGTTTTCCTGGGGCGCGCTGGCGCTCTATTTGCTTTCGGTCCGGAACAAACCCGCGGCGATGCTTGAGCGTTTCCTGCGTGTAAGGGATTGGCTGCAGGGCGCAGGCCTGGCCGCACTCATCGGGTTGCCGGGGCTCGCACTGTACTACACTGCGCTGCACTTTGGTTGGACCAAGGAAGTGGTCCCAACCTCCTTCGATAATGCCTGGGTGGAAATGCCAGTGCTGCTTTTGAAGTCGGCCGCGAACGCCTTTGCCGAGGAAGTCGTGGTGGTCTACTGGTTTATGACCCGCCTGCGCCAATCAGGCTGGGCGCTGCCGGCTACCCTCGCGGCGTCATCAATCCTGCGCGGTTCCTATCATCTCTACCAGGGTGTATCGGCAGGTTTCGGCAACATCGTGATGGGGCTGGTCTACGGATACTTCTATGCCAAGACCGGCAAAGTTTGGCCGCTTGTCATCGCGCACTTTCTCATCGACGCAGTGGCTTTCGTGGGATATTCCCTGCTTTTCTAG
- a CDS encoding septum formation family protein, which produces MSKNSPWRSSFAVRLFLVATLAAAAFLGAYGLLSPNTGSTNNQSAPNKAEQPSAEPEVVAFTSAESGTCLSWDIDGKGEISNFAEISCDKPHRFEVAAREDLSTYPTSEFGPDAERPDVTRQNALRDELCESSTLGYLHGKWDPNGKYDIASVLPPQAAWQQGDRTLLCGLQTTDEAGVPQLNTGNVEAVDQAVVAKPGECRSIDDKQIVRTVDCAQPHQLETVSIVNLGEHFTGGYPNGEELNSYLNETCTAAAIEYLGEEENLYQSTLQPFWGSVSEAAWNGGSRSVNCSLMHPNDGHFSTITGSATGGRNALTIDGAPPAVQPERNPVRNPSAAPTPAPNAQGAPADNSSAANTPAPAAQ; this is translated from the coding sequence ATGAGTAAGAATTCTCCTTGGCGCTCATCGTTTGCCGTCCGCTTATTCTTGGTGGCCACCCTCGCAGCCGCCGCGTTTCTCGGTGCATACGGGCTGCTTAGCCCGAATACTGGCAGCACGAACAACCAGTCCGCTCCCAATAAAGCAGAGCAGCCCTCCGCCGAGCCGGAGGTAGTTGCGTTTACCTCGGCCGAGTCCGGCACCTGCTTATCCTGGGACATCGACGGCAAGGGAGAAATCTCTAACTTCGCCGAGATTTCCTGCGATAAGCCGCACCGCTTTGAGGTTGCTGCTCGCGAGGATCTCAGCACCTACCCCACCAGCGAGTTCGGCCCCGACGCTGAGCGGCCCGACGTAACCCGCCAGAATGCCCTGCGCGATGAGCTGTGCGAGTCCAGCACCCTGGGCTACCTGCACGGCAAATGGGATCCAAACGGCAAGTACGACATTGCATCTGTCCTGCCGCCACAGGCTGCATGGCAGCAAGGAGATCGCACCCTACTCTGTGGCCTACAGACCACCGATGAGGCAGGCGTTCCACAGCTAAATACCGGCAACGTGGAAGCGGTGGATCAGGCGGTCGTCGCCAAGCCTGGCGAATGCCGCAGCATCGATGACAAGCAGATCGTGCGCACCGTGGACTGTGCGCAGCCGCACCAGCTGGAGACCGTATCCATCGTGAACCTGGGCGAGCACTTCACCGGTGGCTACCCCAACGGTGAGGAACTAAACTCCTACCTCAACGAAACTTGTACGGCCGCCGCCATCGAGTACCTGGGCGAGGAAGAAAACCTTTATCAGTCCACCTTGCAACCCTTCTGGGGCTCGGTCAGCGAGGCCGCATGGAACGGTGGCAGCCGCTCCGTGAACTGCTCTTTGATGCACCCAAACGATGGCCACTTCTCCACCATCACCGGCTCAGCCACTGGCGGCCGTAACGCTCTGACTATCGACGGCGCGCCACCAGCAGTCCAGCCAGAGCGCAATCCGGTGCGCAACCCTTCCGCAGCGCCCACCCCAGCGCCTAACGCACAGGGCGCCCCAGCAGACAATAGCTCGGCGGCTAACACTCCGGCACCTGCCGCGCAGTAA
- a CDS encoding amidase, protein MEFSPDFSLAALRESLAHLSAEEHGFTHLDLERAPQAEGRLSGWILSAKDLNDVAGMPTTMGHVQRTYLPEFSDPFIERLEQQGARIVGKSAAPELGLRVDTEPVDLPHPDNPLYPGKTPGGSSGGAAVQVARGLLRAAHASDGGGSIRVPAAACGVVGFKPSGEELAVQGFIARTLDDAAFLHELCPRTPRARVGVLVDPLFASTAVAPHMLQAVKEAAQVLEGQGFETVAISPYPQAGETFQAFQRLFMRKLAKLPETTGYAEWIRQLGMQVSNAEHAAAREHAAQLPALLAQYWQVDAILTPMLTYDPPRRGAFTALPHQENFDEQTRWSPWGSLFNVAMLPAVSIPWKVPDHPPVGVHLGGITLDDAELLGLAKVLHP, encoded by the coding sequence ATGGAGTTTTCCCCGGATTTCAGCTTGGCGGCTCTCCGCGAATCGCTTGCGCATTTAAGCGCCGAAGAGCATGGATTTACCCACCTCGACTTGGAGCGCGCACCGCAGGCGGAAGGCCGGTTAAGCGGGTGGATACTCTCCGCCAAGGATCTCAACGATGTAGCGGGCATGCCTACCACCATGGGGCATGTGCAGCGCACCTATCTCCCAGAGTTCAGCGATCCTTTCATCGAGCGCTTGGAGCAGCAGGGAGCGCGCATCGTGGGTAAGTCCGCGGCACCGGAGCTGGGCCTGCGGGTAGATACGGAGCCGGTGGACCTGCCGCATCCGGATAACCCGCTCTATCCAGGAAAGACGCCGGGTGGTTCCTCGGGCGGTGCGGCCGTGCAGGTGGCCCGAGGGTTGCTGCGTGCGGCCCATGCTTCGGACGGCGGCGGCTCCATCCGGGTGCCCGCTGCAGCTTGTGGCGTGGTGGGCTTCAAGCCCTCCGGCGAGGAGCTGGCGGTGCAGGGCTTTATTGCGCGCACTCTTGACGACGCCGCTTTTCTCCACGAACTGTGCCCACGGACGCCACGCGCACGGGTAGGCGTGCTGGTCGATCCGCTCTTTGCTTCCACGGCCGTTGCCCCGCACATGCTGCAGGCGGTCAAAGAAGCAGCGCAGGTACTAGAGGGGCAGGGCTTCGAAACGGTGGCGATTTCGCCCTATCCGCAGGCAGGCGAGACATTCCAAGCTTTCCAGCGCCTATTCATGCGCAAGCTGGCCAAGCTCCCGGAGACCACCGGCTACGCCGAGTGGATCCGCCAACTGGGGATGCAGGTAAGCAACGCCGAGCACGCGGCGGCGCGCGAGCACGCGGCGCAGCTGCCGGCGTTGTTGGCGCAGTACTGGCAGGTAGACGCCATTCTCACGCCAATGCTGACCTATGATCCGCCCAGGCGCGGCGCGTTCACCGCCCTCCCGCACCAGGAGAATTTCGACGAACAAACGCGGTGGTCGCCGTGGGGCTCGCTGTTCAACGTCGCGATGCTGCCCGCGGTTTCGATTCCCTGGAAGGTGCCAGACCATCCGCCGGTGGGCGTGCATTTGGGAGGCATAACGCTTGACGACGCCGAGCTGCTCGGCTTAGCGAAGGTGCTGCACCCATGA
- a CDS encoding metallopeptidase family protein, with protein MYLVSEERFDEMVNDALDKLPDEFVQRMRNLAILVEDFNAENPHLLGLYVGVALPDRTFDHTGFLPDTIFIYRGALQEWCNTEEELAHQVEVTVFHELGHYFGLEEHELHHLGWG; from the coding sequence GTGTATTTAGTAAGCGAAGAGCGCTTCGATGAGATGGTCAACGATGCGCTCGATAAACTCCCGGACGAGTTCGTCCAGCGGATGCGCAACCTGGCCATCTTGGTGGAGGATTTCAACGCAGAAAATCCCCACCTGTTGGGCCTCTACGTGGGCGTGGCCCTTCCGGATCGCACTTTCGACCACACGGGCTTTCTCCCCGACACCATCTTCATCTACCGTGGTGCGCTGCAGGAATGGTGCAACACGGAAGAAGAGCTGGCGCACCAAGTCGAGGTGACCGTCTTCCACGAGCTCGGCCACTACTTCGGGCTAGAAGAACACGAGCTACACCATCTGGGCTGGGGTTAG